The genome window CTACCGGCAGCACCCACACCATGAACACCCTGAGCGCGCGCCACCTGTAATCACGGATGTCTCTGTCTTCGGCACTCATCTGGTGACTCCCCCCGAGGCTCCCCCGTGTGACACCGCTCGGATGCGGTGCCACCCAGCCTCAATGCCTGACTTCGACATTCTGCGCCGTTCACTGACACGACGCGAGGTGGGAGCTGCAGTCTTCCGGACACACCCGATTCACGGAAAACAGGGGCACGTCGACATCAACACAAAGCTTTTCAACCCCGGTCCATGAAGGCCCCGGGGTGCCGAGGTGGGAGCCCGCGCGCAGGAGCGGCTTTCAGTCCTCGCAGCAGGCGTGGAGCGCGGCGGTGTACAGCCGGAGCGTCTTTTGGGCGGCGGCCTGGACGCGCGCGGGCTCGTCGGAGTGGGCGTCGGTGGAGAGCTTGATGATTTCGAGCGCCTCCTCCGGGTGCAGGTCGTCGTAGCGGGCGTGGGCCTTGAGCCACATCATGGAGTAGGCGTCGATGCGGGCCCCGTCGGCGGCATAGGCGCGGAAGGGCTCCGCGCACTGCTCCGTCCACACCCCCGTGACACCTTCGATGGCCCAGTTGGAGGCGGCCACGCCCTCGGCCAGGGTGCCGTGGGCGCACGTCTCCAGCAGGTGCTCGTGCAGGGCCTGGATTTCCGGCAGCGGCTGCTGGGCGAAGACCTGCTCGGGCGGCAGGCCGATGGCGCGCATCCAGTCGATGTACCACTCGGCGTGCTTCGCCTCGACGCCCAGGTTCTGCAGCAGCCAGCGGCGGCAGCTCGCGTCACCGTCGCGCTTGCCGTACGTCGTCTTCGCCAGCGACAGCCCCATGTACTTGGGGAAGTTCTCGACGATGACGAAGAAGTGGGACAGCACGCGCCGCCAGTAGCGCAGCGGGGGGTGCCGGCCCTGCGCCGTCTCGCGGAACAGCGAGGGCCAGCAGGCGGCGTCCCAGTCCGGCTTCAGCGACGCCAGCATCGACTCCAGCCAGAGGGGGTGCGGCGTGGGCTTCAGCGGCGGAGGACTGTAACGGCGGGTGGGGACTTCCGACACCGGAACCACAAGGACGCTGACGGGCGCTACCACTTCCTGGGTGAGCGACGACATGGGGGTACCGTTCCTTGCTTCCCGACCGGTGACAGGCCGCCATGGCCTCCCTCACCAGCCCAAGCAGGACTCATTGTTGCCATAACTTTCCACCAACACCATTCCCTAAATTGCGAATGGCTGTGTTTTTCCCATTCTGTTTCAAATCAGGATGTCCGTGGATGGAGAACGTCCTGGGCGGCACAGCGCACCTGTCCCCTAGGGACAATCCCGTAGGTCTGCCCGGGAACGCGCCGCCGAACCGCGTGGCGGCGCTCCCGCGTGTTGCTTCCGGCGAGGCCTGGCTATCGGGAGCGGGCCACGACTCCACGGGCCTTCTCCAGCATGCGGCGCAGGGGCGCCTCGTCGGCGCGGGTGAGCGCCTCGTCCCAGGTGAGCCACTGCACGCCGGTGGACTCGGCCGGGTCGTGCACCAGCGCCTCCGGGTTCTCCGCCGCCACCAGGAAGCGCACGTCCAGGTGGTGGTGCTCCGGCTCGTCACGGCGCGCCGGAATGGTGTGGATGTCCACGTCCAGCGGCCGGGGCGCGGCGGGGTGCGGGTGGACGCGGCAGCCCGTCTCCTCGCGCGCCTCGCGCAGCGCGGTGGCCAGCATGTCGCCACCGTCGGCCACGTCCGCATGTCCGCCCGGCTGCAGCCAGCGCTTCAGCTTCCCGTGGTGCAGCATCACCACGCGCTCGCCCGCCGGGTCCACCACCACGGCGCTGCCGGTGAAGTGGGCCGAGGCCTGGGCGCGGGAGAAGGGCGCCTGCAGCGTGGAGGCGAACTGGCGCATGCGCTCCAGGTCCTCGCGCTCCTTGTCGTCCGTGGCGACATGATGGGCGAGCAGGGCCCGCAGGGCGGTGGTGGCCGAGGCGTCGGAGGTCATGCCCGCTCACGTACCGTCCCGTCCCGCGACGCGCCAGCGCCTTCGCACGCCGTGCGTGCAGGCGGCGCGGGCCGGTGTAGGGTGCCGGCCGGGTGTACCTTCATGCGGGCACACCCGGGGCGCGGCCGGCGCCCGTGGAGCATGGAGAACCGAGCACCCCCATGGCGCGCATCCTCGTCATCGACGACCACGACACCCTGCGCGAGGGCATGGCCGTCACCCTCACCCGCTCCGGCCACACCGTCTCCGCCGTGCGCAGCGGCGCGGACGGCCTGGCCGCCTACAAGAAGGCGCCCTTCGACCTCGTCGTCACCGACCTGAAGATGGACGGCATGGACGGCATCGAGGTGACGAAGGCGCTCAGGGGCCTGGACGCCGGCGCCGTGGTCATGGTGGTGACGGCCTTCGGGACGATTGAGACGGCCGTGCGCGCCATGCAGGAGGGCGCCTACGACTTCATCACCAAGCCCTTCCCGCCCGAGGTGCTGCGCGCCAAGGTGGACAAGGGGCTGGAGCTGGCCAGCACGCGCAGGCAGGTGGAGCGGCTGACGGCGCGCACCGCCGCGCACGACGCGGACGCGGCCCGCTCGCACGGCAGCCTCGTGGGCGACAGCGAGCCCATGCAGCGGCTGGTGGCCCAGGTGCGCAAGGCGGCGCACAGCGAGGCCACGGTGCTGGTGCGCGGCGAGAGCGGCACCGGCAAGGAGCTGGTGGCCCGCATGGTCCACACGCTGTCGCCGCGCAAGGACGGGCCCTTCGTCGTGGTGCACTGCGCGGCGCTGGCGGAGACGCTGCTGGAGAGCGAGCTGTTCGGCCACGAGCGCGGCGCCTTCACCGGCGCGGTGAAGCGCAAGCTGGGCCGCTTCGAGCTCGCCGACGGCGGCACCCTCTTCCTGGACGAAATCGGGGAGATTCCCGCCTCCGTCCAGACGAAGCTCTTGCGCGTGCTGCAGGAGAAGGAAATCCAGCGCGTGGGCGGCGAGGAGACGCTGAAGGTCGACGTGCGCGTGGTGAGCGCCACCCATAGGGACTTGCAGGCCGAGGTGAAGGCGGGCCGCTTCCGCGAGGACCTCTACTACCGGCTGCACATCGTCCCGCTGACGCTGCCGCCCCTGCGCGAGCGGCCCGAGGACATCGCCGTGCTGGCGCGCCACTTCGTGGCCAAGCACGCGCCCAAGGTGAACCGCCGCGTGACGGAACTGGACGACAGCGCGCTGCGCGCCCTCGCCCGCCACGCGTGGCCCGGCAACGTGCGCGAATTGGAGAACGTCATCGAGCAGGCGCTCGTCTTCGCCGAGGGCGAGGTGCTCACCGACGCGGACCTGCCCCCGCACCTCACCGGGAGCACGCCGCGCATGGACGCGGGCCTGCCGGTGCCCCACGGCGACCGCCCCCTGCCCGACATCCTCGAGGACCTGGAGCGGCAGCTCATCGCCCGCGCCTACGAGAAGGCAGGCGGCGTGAAGACGGAGACCGCGCGCCTGCTCGGCATCAAGACGTCCGCGTTGTATTACAAGCTGGAGAAGTACGGCTTTCTCCCCAAGGGGACGCAACCCGAGGAGGGTTGAGCCTCGAAAATCCGTTACACCCAGACACGCCACCGTGATTTTCCACTGCCGTCCCACCCCCTCCCACTCCCCCATGCCCTCCCCAGGCGTCCGGAATCACTCGGCTTTTAGCGGCGGCGCGGCCCTGGGCGCCGGGGCGGGGCTGGCATCCGCCTTGCTCCGAAAGCCCCACTGATGAGCCCCCGCCCTCTTGCCCTCCTGCTGCTCTGCCTGGTGCTCGGCGCGCCCGCGTGGGGTGCGTCCGGGCTGGACGCGGTGCGTGGGAAGGCGCAGACGGCGCGCACGGAGGTGCGCTCGCTGCGCTCCCAGCAGCAGGCGCTGCGCGACGAGCTCAACGGGCTGGCGGCGCGAATCGAGGCGCTGAAGGCGGAGCGCCAGGGGCGGCTGACGGCGGGGCCGGAGCTGGAGGCGGCGCTGCGGCGCTCGCAGGAGCTGAGCGGCTCGCTCACCGGGCTGGCGCAGTCGGTGTCCGCGGCGGAGGGCGAGTCGGAGCGGGCGCACCTGGCGCTGCACACCGCGCTGTCCGAGGAGCTGGCGCGGCTGCGCACGGCGTGGGACGGGACGACGGACCGGGCCTGGCGCACGAAGCTCCTGGAGGCCATGCGCTCGGCGCGCGCGGAGCGTGACGCGGTCCGCTCGGCGCTGCCCGCCTCGCGGGTGCCCGCGCTGGACAGGACGACGGCGTCCGGCGGGGACGACCCCGAGGACCTGCTGGAGCAGGCGGACACGCTGCGCGACACCGAGGACAAGGTGCGCGAGCGGCTGAAGGCGCTGCGCGGGCGCATCACCGAGGTGCGCGAGGAGCGCGACCTGGACCGGCGCATGAACGACTTCCTCGGCGAGGAGTCGATGTTCGACGAGCAGGACCGGCGGCTGCGGCTGCGGCTGAGCGGCGACCGGGTGCAGGTGGAGCGGAGCACCAACGGCCGCCGCGGTGGCGAGCCCATGTTCCAGGACGCGCCCGGCGAAGCCGTCCCTCCGGCCTCCCCCTCCACCGACGGGAACGACCCGGGCACCGTCACCGCTCCGCCGCCCACGTCGGCGCCCTCGGCGCGCGCGAGCGACCGGCGGCCGCAGGTGGAGACCTCGCGGGCCCAGGCCCTGGCCGCGGGCGGCCCGGTGGACCTGACGGCGATGGAGGCCGAGGCCGCGAAGCTGGAGGCGCTCGCCCGGGAGCTGGAGGACCGCGCCTCCTCGCTGGAGCGCCGGGCCCACGAGCTGGAAGCGCGCTGAAGCAGGCTTAGAGCAGCCCGCCCTCCACCTCGAGCGCGACGACGGCCTGCAGGCGCACCTCGCGCTCCGGCATGTCCCCCCGGCCGCGGACGATGATGCTCATGGTGGGCGCGGAGACGAAGGGCTGCAGCTCCACGTCCTCCACGTCCAGCGAGAGGACGGGGTTGGTCGACCCCAGGTCCAGCCGGGAGATGTCCTGCCGGCCGCCGATGCGCACCTCGCGGTCCCCGGCCCTGGCGAAGAACTCCACCGAGGAGAGGAAGCCGAAGTCCTGGTTGTTGGGGCTGAGGACCTTGAGGGTCAGCGTGCGGGCCTTGACGGACGTCACGTCGGCCTTGGCCACGCCCCGGTTCTTGAAGTCCTGGTTCTGGTCGAAGTCCATCCCCGCGAAGCTGCTGATGGCGGGGAAGGCGTTGAGGGGCGTGGTGACGCCAGCAGGGCCCGCGGGCACGGTCGACTCGCCCTTCACCTCGGTGATGAAGGACGAGGGGGCGCAGGCGGTCAGCGCGAGGCCCGCCGCCGCCAGGATGGACGCGAGGCGCATGTCCCAAGTGTAGCCTGTCTCACGCGGCGCCGCGCACCGTTGGCATCGGCCAGACAAACGGGCCCGCCCTCCCGCGAGTGGGGCGTGCAGGCACGAGGTTGGTTATGGTGCGCGCGTCGTGGCCCGCCTCCGTCCACACCTCCTGTGCGCCCTCGTCATGCTCGCCGCCGGCCGTGTGTCCGCGGCCGAGTGGGAGGGCTCGCTGAAGGGCTCCAGCCGGCTGCTGGTGGACACCAACGCCTCCCGCGACTTCTCCGACGACAGCACCTCTTCCAGCGGCCTGGACCAGGCCGTGAGCCTGCTGGGCTCGGCCGAGGGGCGCGCCACCTTCGAGCGCTCGCAGCTGGTGGGCCGCTATGAGCTGGGGGCGCGCAAGTACCTCGGCTTCTCCGAGGAGGACACGCTGGTGCAGGCCGGCGCGCTGGAGGGCTCGCTGGCGCTGGGCAGCGAGTGGGGGCTGGGCCTGGAGGGCCATGCGAAGGACAGGCGCGGTGGCACGCGGGCGTACTCGGACCTGGGCGCGAGCGCCTTCGCCGAGTACGCACCGGACGTGCGCCTGGCGCTGCGCGTGCGCGCGGGGGCGCGGCGCTTCGTGTACCGGCCGGACGCCACCGCCAACTTCGGCGCGCCGGAGCTGGGCGTGCTGGGGCGCTACCGCTTCGACCGCCGCCACAGCGTGTCCGTCTTCGGGGACTGGGGCTCGCGCCGCTACGGCACGCGGCCCCGGAGCCGCCCGCCGGTGGGCCCCGGGCCCGCGCCCGAGCCGCCGCAGGGCCGGCGCGAGGACGGCGCCCTCACGGCGGGCGCCAGCTACAACTACCGCGGCCCCCTGGCGCTGGGGCTGACGTACGTGTACCAGGAGGTCTCCTCCAACAGCTTCGGGGAGACGGTGCTGCGCCACCGCGTCACCGGCAACGCCGGGGTGCGGCTGCCCTGGCGGCTGACGCTGCTGGCGCAGGGCTCGCTGGGCCTCAGCGCGTACCCGGACGGCATCTACCTGTCGCCCGAAATCGTCCTCGTGGAGGAGGACGAGGGGCAGAACTCCCTCTCCCTGAGGCTGGCCCGCCCGGTGACGGCGAAGCTGGACGTGGAGCTGTCCTGGGGCCTGTGGAGCACGCGGCTGCCGCGCAACGACCTCACGTATGCGCGCCAGGTGTTCGGCCTGGGCTTCACCTGGCGGGACTGAGCGCTCAGAGGTCGGCGATGCGCTCGTCGATCTCCTCGGCGAGCCCCGGGTGTCCCTGGGCCAGGGCGTGCTGCTTCGCCTGGCCGAGCACCTCGCGCGCCTTGTCGGCCTCCCCCGCTCCGGCCCAGGCGTCACCCAGGGCCACCAGGGCGGCGGCATAGGTCGGGTCCAGCCGGACGGCGCCCTCCAGGGCCCGGGCGGCGTCCACGTACTGCCGGCGCTCCAGGTACAGCTTCCCGAGGGAGAAATGGCTCATGGGGGAGTCCGGGAAGTCGGCCACCATCTTCTTGAACTGCTCCAGCCGGGCGTCAGTCATGGACATCAGCAGATAGAGGACCGCTGTCCCCTTGCCAAGGGTGCGGTAGGGTGCGCCGCACATGGCCACGAAGAAGAAGACAGGCGCGAGCAAGAAGAGCGGCAGCCGGGCCCCGGCGGGCCGGAACAAGAAGACGGCGACGGGCCGGACGATGCCCGGCAAGGCCCCCAAGGCCGGCAAGGCGGGCAAGGCCCCCGCGGGCAAGGCCCCCGCCCGCAAGAAGACTGCGGGCCGGGCCCCGGCGCGCAAGAAGGCGAAGCTGCCAGTCGCCCCGTCACAGCCCACCGGCCCCGCGGAGAACCCCCAGGCAAAGGCGCTGGCGCAGCGCATCGCCCAGCTGCTCCTCGACAAGAAAGCGCTGGACGTCGTCATCCTCGACGTGCGGGGCATGACGTCCTACGCGGACTACTTCGTCATCGCCTCCGCGGAGAGCGACCGCCAGGTGAGCGCCATGGCGGAGAACGTCCAGGTGCAGCTGAAGACGGAGGACAACACCCTGCGCCCCATCGGCACCGAGGGCCTGGAGACGGGCCAGTGGGTGCTGCTGGACTACGGCGAGGTGGTGGCGCACCTGTTCCTCACGGACCTGCGCGCGCACTATGACCTCGAGGGCCTCTGGGCGGACGCCGCGCGGGAGAAGGTGGCCTGAAAGTCAGGCTCCTCTCCATTGGCAAGGACCGCTCGGGCCTGTACGAGCCCGCGGTCCAGGAGTACGCCCGGCGCCTGGGCCACTACACCCGCTTCGAGCTGGTGGAGCTGCCGGAGGCCAGTGGAAAGAAGCTCAAGCCCGGGGACGCGAAGGCCGCCGAGGCCGACGCGATTCTCGCCAAGCGCAA of Pyxidicoccus xibeiensis contains these proteins:
- the rsfS gene encoding ribosome silencing factor, with the protein product MATKKKTGASKKSGSRAPAGRNKKTATGRTMPGKAPKAGKAGKAPAGKAPARKKTAGRAPARKKAKLPVAPSQPTGPAENPQAKALAQRIAQLLLDKKALDVVILDVRGMTSYADYFVIASAESDRQVSAMAENVQVQLKTEDNTLRPIGTEGLETGQWVLLDYGEVVAHLFLTDLRAHYDLEGLWADAAREKVA
- a CDS encoding coiled-coil domain-containing protein: MSPRPLALLLLCLVLGAPAWGASGLDAVRGKAQTARTEVRSLRSQQQALRDELNGLAARIEALKAERQGRLTAGPELEAALRRSQELSGSLTGLAQSVSAAEGESERAHLALHTALSEELARLRTAWDGTTDRAWRTKLLEAMRSARAERDAVRSALPASRVPALDRTTASGGDDPEDLLEQADTLRDTEDKVRERLKALRGRITEVREERDLDRRMNDFLGEESMFDEQDRRLRLRLSGDRVQVERSTNGRRGGEPMFQDAPGEAVPPASPSTDGNDPGTVTAPPPTSAPSARASDRRPQVETSRAQALAAGGPVDLTAMEAEAAKLEALARELEDRASSLERRAHELEAR
- a CDS encoding sigma-54-dependent transcriptional regulator; the protein is MARILVIDDHDTLREGMAVTLTRSGHTVSAVRSGADGLAAYKKAPFDLVVTDLKMDGMDGIEVTKALRGLDAGAVVMVVTAFGTIETAVRAMQEGAYDFITKPFPPEVLRAKVDKGLELASTRRQVERLTARTAAHDADAARSHGSLVGDSEPMQRLVAQVRKAAHSEATVLVRGESGTGKELVARMVHTLSPRKDGPFVVVHCAALAETLLESELFGHERGAFTGAVKRKLGRFELADGGTLFLDEIGEIPASVQTKLLRVLQEKEIQRVGGEETLKVDVRVVSATHRDLQAEVKAGRFREDLYYRLHIVPLTLPPLRERPEDIAVLARHFVAKHAPKVNRRVTELDDSALRALARHAWPGNVRELENVIEQALVFAEGEVLTDADLPPHLTGSTPRMDAGLPVPHGDRPLPDILEDLERQLIARAYEKAGGVKTETARLLGIKTSALYYKLEKYGFLPKGTQPEEG
- a CDS encoding NUDIX hydrolase, with the translated sequence MTSDASATTALRALLAHHVATDDKEREDLERMRQFASTLQAPFSRAQASAHFTGSAVVVDPAGERVVMLHHGKLKRWLQPGGHADVADGGDMLATALREAREETGCRVHPHPAAPRPLDVDIHTIPARRDEPEHHHLDVRFLVAAENPEALVHDPAESTGVQWLTWDEALTRADEAPLRRMLEKARGVVARSR
- a CDS encoding TenA family transcriptional regulator; translation: MSSLTQEVVAPVSVLVVPVSEVPTRRYSPPPLKPTPHPLWLESMLASLKPDWDAACWPSLFRETAQGRHPPLRYWRRVLSHFFVIVENFPKYMGLSLAKTTYGKRDGDASCRRWLLQNLGVEAKHAEWYIDWMRAIGLPPEQVFAQQPLPEIQALHEHLLETCAHGTLAEGVAASNWAIEGVTGVWTEQCAEPFRAYAADGARIDAYSMMWLKAHARYDDLHPEEALEIIKLSTDAHSDEPARVQAAAQKTLRLYTAALHACCED
- a CDS encoding tetratricopeptide repeat protein, which encodes MTDARLEQFKKMVADFPDSPMSHFSLGKLYLERRQYVDAARALEGAVRLDPTYAAALVALGDAWAGAGEADKAREVLGQAKQHALAQGHPGLAEEIDERIADL